In Leptotrichia sp. oral taxon 221, the DNA window AGTTAAATCCAGCCTTTTTTGATATTTTATTTTAGGATCCAAATGATGTTTTTTGATAAAAGATAGCAAGAAGTCTCCGACTTCTACATGTAGGAATAGTTCAGATAGTCATATAATAAATATTTAAAATATCAATAAAAAATGGATTTCAAAAGTTTGACAATTAATGAAAAAAATGATAGAATATATAACGATTATAAATCACACTTTGCATTTATTCAAAAATAGGGTGTTATCGAATATAATTATTAGAGGTAATCTGTTTTTGGAGATAAGTGGGAGATAAACCAAAAAAAATTTAGGAGGAAATTAGTAATGGCAGTAATTACAATGAAACAATTATTAGAAGTAGGAGCACATTTTGGACACCAAGCAAAAAGATGGAATCCAAAAATGAAACCTTATATTTTTACAGAAAGAAATGGAATTCATATTTTAGATTTGCACCAAACTTTAGGAGCAACTGAAAAAGCATACGAATTCGTAAGAGAAATTTCAGCTGAAGGTGGAAAAGTATTATTCGTAGGAACTAAAAAACAAGCTCAAGAAGCAGTTAAAGAAGAAGCAGAAAGAGCTGGAGGATTCTATGTAAACCACAGATGGTTAGGTGGATTATTAACTAACTTAGAAACTATTAAAAAAAGAGTACAAAGATTAAAAGACTTAGAAGAAATGGATGCTGATGGAACTTTAGATACAGCTTATACTAAAAAAGAAGCTGGATTGTTAAGAAAAGAAATGGCTAAATTGTCTAAAAATATCGGTGGAATTAAAGAAATGAACGAATTACCAGCAGCTTTATTCGTAGTAGATATTAAAAAAGAATTCTTAGCATTAGAAGAAGCTAAAAGATTAGGAATACCTGTAATCGCATTAATCGATACAAACGTAGATCCTGAATTAGTAACTTACAGAATTCCTGCAAATGATGATGCAATTAGATCAGTAAAATTATTCGCACAAGTTATTGCAAACGCAGCTGTTGAAGGAAACGGTGGAGTAGAAGGAGTTTCTGAAGAAGTTGCACCTGAAGAAGTAGTTACAGAAGAAGTTGTTGAAGAAGTAGTAACTGAAACTGAAAATGAAAATACAGAAGCATAATTGAATTACAGAATAAATAAAATAAAAGGATAGGGGAATAAAACCATTCCCCGATTCTTGTAAACACAGAAAATTTTAATAATTATAGGAGGGAAAAAAAGTGGCAATTACAACAGCACTTATTAAAGAATTAAGAGAAAGAACAGGAGCAGGAATGCTTGACTGTAAAAAAGCTTTACAAGAAAACGGTGGAGACATCGAAAAAGCAATTGACTGGTTAAGAGAAAAAGGAATTGCTAAAGCAGCTAAAAAATCAGGAAGAGTAGCAGCTGAAGGATTGGTATTCGCAGCAGTTTCTGAAGATAGAAAAAAAGGTGCTATCTTGGAATTCAACTCTGAAACAGATTTCGTTGCTAAAAATGATGAATTCAAATCATTTGGAGAAAAATTGGTAGACTTAACTTTAAACCATGATTTAACAAGTGAAGATGAATTAAAAGCAATTGAATTTGAAGGAAAAACTGTTGAAACTCATTTGACAGAATTAATTGCTAAAATTGGTGAAAACATGAACATCAGAAGATTAAAAGTAGTTTCTACTGACGGATTCATCGAAACTTATATTCACTTAGGTGGAAAAATTGGAGTATTATTAAATGTTGAAGGAGAAGCTACTCCTGAAAATGTTGAAAAAGCAAAAGGAGTTGCAATGCATATCGCAGCAATGGATCCTAAATACTTAGATAAATCAGAAGTTACAGTTGAAGATTTAGAAAGAGAAAAAGAAATTGCAAGACACCAATTAACTGCTGAAGGAAAACCGGCTAATATTATTGAAAAAATATTAGAAGGAAAAATGAGAAAATTCTACGAAGAAAACTGTTTAGTACAACAAAAATATGTTAGAGATGACAGTGTTACTATCGGAGAGTTTATTGCCCCTAGCACAATAAATTCATTTGACAGATTTAAAGTTGGAGAAGGAATCGAAAAAGAAGAAGTAGATTTTGCTGCAGAAGTAGCTGCACAAATTTCTGGAAACTAGAAATTAGGGGGATTTTCCCCCTATTTTTGTATAATATACTCATGAATGGGAGAAATGAAATATGCTTAAATATAAAAGAATATTATTGAAATTGAGTGGGGAAGCACTTGCTGGAGATAAAGAATTTGGATTTTCAAATGATGTACTTGAAAGTTTTGCAAGACAAATAAAAGAAGTTCATGACCAAGGAGTAGAAGTAGCTATTGTAATTGGTGGTGGAAATATTTTCCGTGGAATAAGTGGAATGGAAAAAGGTTTTGATAGAGTGACTGGAGATACAATGGGAATGCTTGCAACTATTATGAATGGGCTTGCATTGCAAAATTCTATCGAAAATTTAGGTGTGCCAACAAGAGTGATGAGTGCACTTCAAATGCCACAAGTTGCAGAACCTTTTATTAGAAGAAAAGCGATAAGACATCTTGAAAAAGGAAGAGTTGTTATTTTTGCAGGTGGTACAAGTAATCCGTATTTCACAACTGATTCATCTGGAGCGTTAAGAGCTGTAGAAATACATGCTGATGTGTTGGCGAAAGGAACAAAAGTTGATGGAATTTATGATAAAGATCCTATGAAATTTGAAGATGCAGTAAGATATGAAACTGTTAGCTATGCAGAAGCTATTTCTAAAAATTTAAAAGTTATGGATACTGCAGCACTTTCATTATGTAGAGAAAATGAGATGCCAATAGTTGTATTTAATGCTTTGGAAGAAGGAAATATCTTGAAAATGGCTCAAGGTGAAAACATTGGGACAGTTGTAACTGATTAATTGAAAAGGATAGGTTATTTTTAAAAATACTCGCTTGAAGAAAGATAAAAAAATAACTTTGTGAGTTTGATTCAGAAAAAAATAAAATAAAAAATAGAAGGTGGTATAAATATGTTAAATACTATTTTAGCAGAAGCAGAAAGCAAAATGGAAAAATCTGTTGAAAATACAAAAGAAAAATTTTCACATGTAAGAGCAGGAAGAGCTAATGTATCTATGTTAGATGGTGTTTCAGTAGAAGCTTATGGAACTCCAACTCCATTAAATCAAGTTGGGACAGTTTCAGCACCAGAAGCTAGATTATTAGTAATTGATCCTTGGGATAAATCTTTAATTCCTGCGATTGAAAAAACAATTTTACAAGCAAACTTAGGATTTAATCCTTCAAATGATGGTAAAATCATTAGATTGGTAGTACCTGAATTGACTGAGGATAGAAGAAAAGAATATGTAAAAGTTGTAAAAAAAGAAGCTGAAGAAGGAAAAGTAGCTGTTAGAAATGTTAGAAAAGATGTAAATAACAAATTGAGAAAATTAGAAAAAGATAGCGAAATTACTGAAGATGAATTAAAAGCAAGTGAAGAAAAAGTTCAAAAATCTACAGATAAATATATTGCAGCTATTGATACTGCATTGGCGGCTAAAGAAAAAGAATTGTTGACAGTTTAGTTTCAACAAAATAGAGTATTAATGTAAAATAAAATTCGATAATCTAAAAACTATTATATTTAGAATTTAGGCTATCGAATTTTTTTATATTAAGTTTAATTCGAAATAATAAATTAATTTTTCAATGCTTGAATTGGAGGGGCAACTCTTCCACCTCTATTAATTAATACTGAACAATCAAGACTATTGATATTTATGATGTCAGCTTCTCCTAAAAGTCCACCGAATACTACTCTATCTCCAGCTTTTTTACCAGGAACAGGAATTATACGAACGGCTGTTGTTTTACTGTTAACCATTCCAATTGCCATTTCATCTGCGATAATTCCAGAAATTACAGCTTCTGGAGTATCACCTGGGATAGCAATCATATCTAATCCAACTGAACATACACAAGTCATTGCTTCTAATTTTTCTAATGTTAGGTAACCTTTACTTGTTGCATCAATCATTCCTTGATCTTCACTGACAGGGATAAATGCTCCTGTTAATCCACCGACACGAGAAGCAGCCATTGCTCCACCTTTTTTAACGGCATCATTTAAGATAGCTAATGCAAGTGTAGTTCCGTAAGCTCCTACAGATTCTAATCCAAATTCTTCAAGAACGTTTCCAACACTGTCTCCAATTGCAGGAGTAGGTGCTAGAGATAAATCCATAATTCCAAAGTCAACACCTAATTTGGCAGCAACTTCTTTACCAACTAATTCTCCCATTCTTGTGATTTTGAAACTAACTTTTTTAATTGCTTCTGTAATTTCATCAATTTTTGCATTTTTATCAATTTGAGATAAGACATGTCTTACAACTCCAGGTCCACTAACTCCTACATTTAATACTAAATCAGGATTTTCAACACCGTGGAATGCTCCAGCCATAAATGGATTGTCAGGAACAGCATTTGTAAATACTACAAATTTTGCTGCAGCAAGTCCATCTTGGTCAGCTGATAATTCGGCTAATTCTCTTACAGTTTTTCCCATTATTTTAACTGCGTCTAAATTGATTCCAGATTTTGTTGAACCAACGTTAACTGATGAACAAACTCTGTCTGTTTCGCTCAAAGCTTTAGGAATACTATTTATTAAGTTAATATCTCCTTTTGTCATACCTTTGTCAACAAGAGCAGTAAATCCACCAATAAAGTCAATTCCAATTTCTTTTGCAGCTCTGTCTAATGCTTTTGCAAAAATTGTGTAGTCATCTGTATCAGTTGCGTTTCCTACAATAGCGATAGGTGTTACTGACACTCTTTTATTCACGATTGGCACGTTATATTTGCTAGAAACTTCTTCTGCATATTTTACCAAGTGTTTACCATTTTTTACAATTTTGTTATAAATATTTTCGGCTGTTTTTTCAGCACTATGTTCGATACAATCCAATAAGCTAATTCCTAATGTAACAGTTCTTACATCTAGATTTTGCATATCAATCATGCTTATCGTTTCAAGTATCTCATCAGGTAATAAATTCATTATATTCTCCTTACTTTTTATTAAATATTATATTATATTCTGTGCATAGTTTTAAAAATTTCTTCATGTTGTAAAAATACTCTTACACCAATTTTTTCTTCAAATACTTTAAATTCATCTTGAAGAGCTTTAATATCCTTGTGTTCTCCAGCTTCAACAAGCATAATCATAGCAAAAATATCATCCTCAAAAACTTTTTGTGTAATATCAATGATATTCATTTTTAATTCACTTAATTTACTTGATACATTTGCTACAATACCTGTTTTATCACTACCAATAACTGTAACTACGATTCTATTATTCACTTTACATCCTCCTAAATTATTTTTTCATTGCTCTAATTAAAGCAAAAAAATTATATATGATTTTATTATCGCACAAAAAAAAGAAATTAGCAAATGATTTTAGGTTATGTGACAATAAATATGGTAAATGTTTAAAAAAATATGAAAAATATTCAATAATTGTTGCAATTAAGGTAAAAAAGATATAAAATATGAGGGAAGTGAAATTTTTTGAGGAGGGAAAAGTGGTAGTTGGTTTAACTGGCGGAATTGGGAGTGGAAAAAGTACAGTAAGTAGGATTTTGCAGAAGAAAGGTTATCCTTTGATTGATTTGGATAAAATATCGCATGAGGTTATTGAGTATCCAGAGGTTATTGAAAAATTGGTGAAGGCTTTCGGTGAAGATATTTTGGATGAGAATGGAAAGATTTCTCGACGGAAATTGGGAGCAGTTGTTTTTGGGAATAAAGAAAAATTGAGAGAAATAAATTCGATTATGCATCCTGTAATTTTGGCTGAAATGCGAAGGCAAGTGCGATTATTGGAAAAAATAAATAAAATTGTATTTGTGGAAATACAGCTTTTGTTTGAGGTGAAGTGGGAGAAGGAATTTGATGTTATTTTGCTGGTTTATGTTGATAGGGAAACACAGATAAAAAGGGTGATGGAGCGTGATGGCAGAACATTTGAAGAAGTTGAAAAAATTATAAATTCTCAAATAAATCTAGAAGATAAAAAGAAAAAAAGTGATTATGTCATAGATAATACAAAAAAAATTGAAGAAGTGGAATTGGAAATTGAAAAAATTTTAAAAGAATTGGAAGTTTAGACGAAGATTTCGTGAAAGGTGGAAAAATGAAAAATTTTTTTAAATTAGTAATATTAGTAATTGGAATATTGCTAATTGGATGGTTGTGTTTACCATATAATTTGTTGATAATTGGAAGTGATGCGAGACCTTGGGAAGAAATGAAAGGGACTAGAGCAGATGGGTTGATTCTTGTAAAGGTTGTTCCGTTACTAGCTAAAGTTGATATGATTTCTATACCAAGAGATACTTATGCAGAAATTCCTTGTGAGGATAATTGGAAAAGAGATAAAATAACGCACTCGTTTGCATTTGGGAGTGTGAGAGATGGGAAAGATGGAGGACGAAAATGTACCATTGAAGCTGTTGAAAATTTATTGGAAACAAAGATAAATTATAGTGTTGTATTTAGATTTGATGATGTAATAAATTTGACAACTTTGATAGGTGGAGTTGATATCGTTGCAAACCATACATTTACACAAGATGAGCAACATTTTGATGAAGGTAAGAAATATAGAATTAGTGGAGAAAGAGCGTTAGCGTATACAAGACATAGAAAATCAGACGGTGCATTTGAAAGAGATGGAAGACAAAGACAAGTAATGCAAGAAATTATAAAAAAATTAGTAAAACCAAGTGGTTGGAAATATATTCCAAGAGTTTATAAATATGTAAATAAAAGAATGGAAATATCTGCTAATCCTATAAAAGCGTTAGCTGTGTTACCTGCAATATTGTTGAAAAAAGATGGGATAACTCAGAAGGAAATTACAGGAGACGGAAAAATGATGAATGGAATTTATTATTTCATTCCGAATGAAGAATCATTGGAAAAGGCAAAAGAAGATTTTTCAATGGATTTTAATTTAGGATTTTAATAGTATTTGAAAAAAATTTAGAATAAAAATTATTAAAAAGGAGAAAAAAATTGAGAATAAAAAAAGCTGATTTTGTGAAATCTGCAGTAAAAGAAGCAGATTATCCAGAATTTAACAGTATAGAATTTTCATTTATAGGGCGATCAAATGTAGGAAAATCGTCATTGATAAATTCGTTGACAGGAAGAAGAAGTTTGGCGAGAACGAGTAAAACGCCAGGAAGAACACAATTAATAAATTATTTTTTGATAGATAATGAAATTTATTTTATTGATTTGCCAGGGTATGGATTTGCGAAGGTGCCTGATACAGTGAAAAAAGATTGGGGGAAAACAATAGAAACTTATTTAACTTCAAAAAGAAAGAAAATAGTATTTTTATTGTTGGATTTGAGAAGAATTCCTTCTGGAGAAGATATGGAAATGTTGAAATGGTTGGAACATTATGAGGTAGAATATTATATTATATTTACTAAATCAGATAAATTATCAAATAATGAGAAGTTTAGACAATTGAAGGAAATTAAGAAAAAATTACAGTTCGATAACGAAGATGTATTTTTCTATTCATCATTGAAAAATACTGGAAGGGAAGAATTGACAGATTTTATTTATAAGAGAAAAGAGGAATACGACAAAACTGGAGAATAATTTTGTAATTCAAGAGTTAGATTTGTGCATATGAAGGAGGAAAAAATTGTGAAAATTTTAAAAAAAATAAAATTTTTTAATATATTGCTCACAATTTTTTTTGTATTTTCAATTTTTTTAAATGCTGAAAGTATAAAAAATTATGATGTAACAGTGACGATAAATAAAGATGCTACATTGACAGTAAAAGAAAAAATAGATTATGAATTTGATGGAATGAGGCATGGAATCTATCATGATATTTCGTTGGCTTCAAAAGAAAAAATTGATAATTTATATAAACCTTATGTGAAAATGTTGTCAGTAACAAGAAATGGTATGAAAGAAAAATATAGATCTCAGAATTTTTTTGATGGGGTGAGATATGCGATAGGAGATGGTTTTGAGGAAATTACTGGTTCGAATAAGTATGAAATTGAGTATAAAATTTATAACATGCTGCTTAGGAGAAGAGATGCTTATCAAATATATTTTAATGTGATTGGAAAATTTTGGCAAATGCCGATAGAAAAGGCAAATGTTACAATAAAAATGTATGATGGGGAAGTTATTAAGGAAGATGAGATCGCAAAATTTGATGTTTATTCGGGAGAGTTTGGCGATTCATCTAATGATTATGAAGTAGTAAAGAATTTTGGGAAAATTACTATAAATTCGACAAATCAATTTGATATAAGTAATGGAATAACATTTTGGTTAAATTTGAAAACAGATAAAATTTCACCTACTGATTTTGATACATTGAAAATGTTGCTGGTAACTAATCCAGTTTTAGTAATAGGACCTGCATTAGTAATTCTTTTGATAATTTATGCGTTTTTTTCTTGGGCATTTTTTGGAAAAGATCCAGTAAAAAGAGCAATTGTACCAGAATTTAATCCACCAAAAGATATGTCTTCTATGTTTGTTGCTTATATTAATGGGACGAGAGATCCTAAAGAAATTATAAACATAGGAGTACTGTCGTTGATTTCTAAAGGATTTATAAAGGCAGTCGATAAAGAAGGTGATGGAAAAAATATTGAATATCTGATTTCAAGAGGGAAAAATCGAGAAGAATTGTTTAAGGAAGAAAAAATGTTGTTGGAAACTTTTTTTATCGAGAAGAATGACACATTTCAAGAAAGTGAGAAATTGTATATTATATCAAATAAAATCTTGAATTATTTTAGTGAAATTCATGAAAAAGTTGTTTATCAAAAGAATCTTGGATTTTTAATGCCGTTTATTTTGAGCGTTACTTTGATTGTGCTAATGGCAGTTATTGGAAATGGATTTTTGCAAGATGTGGGATTTGATGAGAATATATTTTTTGCATTTATCGTGTTGACGTTTGGAATTGTTATTGTTGAAATTTTGATATCATCAGTGAAAATTGGTTCTAAAATAGTGTTTGCGGTATTGGCGGTTGTTGGAGTAGTTATTATGATAAAAAGTGTAGTTTGCTCTTCTATAATTTTAATGGTTTTATTGATTATTTTTCTAATTTATTCAAAATTGATTGGGAAATATACGAATGATATTATCAAGAAAAAAGAGTATATCAAAGGTATGAAATTGTATTTGAAAACTGCTGAAGATAGTCAAATTAAGAAATTTAATGATGTTGATGAGATGGCAAATTATTTTAAAAGAATACTTCCGTTTGCAGCAGCTTTAGGAATACTTGATGATGCAATAAAGTTAATGCAAAAATCAATAAGTTTATACGGATATGAAGCTGACTACAGTTACATTGTCCAAAAATCGCATATGTCTTCATATGACAATCTTTCTTTGAGAGCAAAATTATATAATAGATATAACCGAGGTCAAGAAAAAATATTTCAAAGAAATCGTTCTAAATTTTAGGACGATTTTTCTTATTTTATCAATGTTTTTTGTTTGAAAAAAAAGACAAAATATGATAAAATATACAAATATTGAGTTACGGAAATAAATAATATATTAATAAAAAATGGGAGTTGAAATTAAATATGTTTCAAAAATTAGATGACGTTGTATTAAAGCACGAAGAATTAACGAAAATGCTGATGGATCCTGAAGTAATATCAGATCCTAAAAAGCTTATGGAATACAACAAGGCTTTAAACAGCATAGATGAAATAGTAAAAAAATATACATATTACAAATCGCAAAAAGAAGAAATGGAAAGTCTTAAAGAAGATTTAAAATTAGAAAAAGATCATGAAATGAAAGAAATGATGCTTGAAGAAATTCATTCGATAGAAGAAGAAATTCCAACATTGGAAGAAGAATTAAAAATACTTTTATTACCTAAAGATCCTAATGATGATAAAAATGTTATTATGGAAATTAGAGCTGGAGCAGGTGGAGATGAAGCAGCTTTATTTGCAGCAGATATTTTCAGAATGTTTATTCGATATGCAGAAAGAAATAGATGGAAAACTGAAATCATTGAAAAAAATGAAATTGGAGTAGGTGGATTAAAAGAGGTAACATTCTTGATTAAAGGGCATGGAGCTTATTCTAGATTGAAATTTGAAAGTGGAGTTCATAGAGTGCAAAGGGTTCCTGCTACAGAATCTTCTGGAAGAGTACATACTTCGACAATTACAGTTGCAGTATTGCCAGAAATTGATGATGTTAGTGAAGTTGAAATTAATCCAAGTGACTTGAAGATTGATACTTATAGATCAAGTGGTGCAGGTGGACAGCACGTAAATACTACAGATTCAGCAGTTAGAATTACGCATTTACCTACAGGATTGGTAGTTACTTCTCAAGATGGAAGATCGCAAATAAAAAATAAAGAAGCAGCAATGAAGGTATTAGCTTCAAAATTATATGAAATGGAATACGAAAAACAAAGAAAAGAAGTTGAAAGTGAAAGAAGATCGCAAGTAGGAAGTGGAGATAGATCTGAAAAAATAAGAACATATAATTTCCCTCAAGGAAGGGTTACAGATCACAGAATTAAATTGACATTACACAGATTAGAAGCGGTGCTAGATGGAGATTTAGATGAAATGATTGATGCGTTAATCGCTTATGATCAAGCAGAAATGTTAAAAGCTGTTGGTGATAATGAGTAATTTGCTAGAAATATTAAATAAATCGGTTGATTATTTAGAAAAGCGAAAAATTAAAGAAGCAAGATTAAAAGTGGAGAGTATTCTCGCAGAAGTTTTATCGATGCAGAGAATTATGCTTTATGCGAATTTTGAGAGAGAATTATCACAAAAAGAAATAGCAAAAATAAAAGAAAAATTAAATGGGATATTAAAAAAAGATGAATATAAATCTGATATAATAACAGCTGAAAGAGAAGAAAATTTGAAAGTGTTGTTAGATAAAAGTGTCAGTTTTTTAGAAAAGAATGAGATTCCTGAAGCAAGATTGAAGACAGAGATTATTTTTTCAAATGTTTTGGGAATTGAAAGAATGATGCTTTTTACTAAGTATAGAGATGAAATAGATGAAGAGAAAAAAAATAAAATAAGAGAGTATATTCATAAAATTGGAAAAGAGAAATTTCCTATTCAATATTTATTAAATGAGCAAGAATTCTATGGTAGAAGTTTTTATGTTGATAAAGGTGTTTTAATACCTAGGTTAGATACGGAAGTTCTTGTGGAAAAGGCATTGAATATACTTAATGAGGAATCGATTGAAGAGCCAAAAGTTTTGGATATTGGAGTAGGAAGTGGTGTAATTGGAATTACAATTGCATTGGAAGTACCGACTTCTAAAGTAATGGGAGTTGATATTTCTGAAAAGGCGTTGGAAATATCTTCTAAAAATAAGAAAATATTAAAGGCTGGGAATATTAAATTTATAAAATCAGATTTATTTAAGAATATTGAGTATAAAAAATTTAATATGATTGTATCGAATCCGCCATATATTTCGTCTGATGAAACAGATGTAATGTCTGAAGATGCTTTGTTGCATGAGCCAAGCGAGGCTTTATTTGCTGGAAGTGAAGGATTGTATTTTTATAATTCAATTTCAAAAAAAGCAATGGAATATCTGGATGAGAATGGATATTTGTTATTTGAAATAGGGTATAAGCAAGGAGAAATTGTTGCTAAAATGATGGAAACATATGGTTTCAAGAATGTAGAAATAATAAAAGATTTAGCAGGAAATGACAGAGTAGTCGTAGGACAAAAATTAAATAATTAATAAAATTTATTTTATTAATAAAAATATCAGAATTTTGCAGTTTTGACTTTAGATTTCAATTTTAGATTGTGTTTTTAGTTGAGGTTATATGAAATGTCTGATATTTAAAAAGAATATTATCTAAAACTTGTAATTTTTGCAGTTTTAGAGTATAATATATTCGGAAAAAATTTGAATCAAATTAAAAGGATATTGATTCAATGATTATAAAAATTACAAATTAAAGAAAAATAGGGAGATGAGAGAATGAGTAGGAGTGAGAAAATTTTAAAGAAAACTGCAATTTTAATGTTCGGTTTAGCTTTAGGATATTCAAGTTTTGCTGCAACAACAGCTGACACTACTAAAAATACGGAATTAGAAAAATTAATAAGAAATCAATATAAAGACGGAAATACAGATTTAAATATAAATAAAAAATCTGCAAATACAAATACAAGTTATAGAGATTCTGGAAATGTAAATAGAATGCCAGAATATACAGCAAATAAAAGAATACAAGGTGCACCAGACTTGAATTTAACTAGAGAACAATTATTGTCTGTTGCAGATAAAATATTCCAAAATGAAACAGGAGGTTCAATAAACGAATTAGTTGCTTGGAATGATGGAGAAAACTTTCCTTCACTAGGAATTGGACATTTTACTTGGTTTAAAGCAAGTGGAGGTAGAAGTGGATTTGGAGATAGTTTGCCAGAAATGGTAGCTTACTACAGAAAACAAGGTATAAAATTACCTAAAATTTTAGAAGAAAATAGATTCTCGCCATGGCAAAGTAAATCAGAATTAATGGCTAAAAAAGCTAGAGGGGATAAAGATATTCAAGAATTAATTTCTTTCTTTGATAGTACAAGAGATATTCAAGTAATGTTTATTTACGAAAGATTAAAATCATCACTTGATAAAATGTTAAATGCTTCTTCAAATAAAGAAAACTTAAAAAATCAATTTAATAGAATGGTTGAAACACCAAATGGATTGTATGCTTTAATTGATTATGTAAACTTTAAAGGTGAAGGATTATCAGGAGTTTCTTCATATAATAATGTTGCTTGGGGATTAAGACAAGTGTTGGAAAATATGAGGGGAACTGCGGTTGGTCAAAGTGCGTTAGTAGAATTTAGTAATTCAGCAAAAGCTGTGTTAACAAGAAGAGTAAACAATGCACCGAGAAATGAAAGAAGATGGCTACAAGGGTGGTATAATAGAGTAGATACATATAAAACATTTGAAATTGGAAGTGCTGGTTCTACTGAAATCGGAAGCGCTGGATCTACTTACAGTAGCAATTTCTAGTAATTTTATATAAAAAGGAAAAATAAAATGAATATTTTAGAATTTGATTTTGATTTACCAAAGGAATTGATTGCTCAGCATGCAGTGAATCCACGAGATCATTCAAAATTGTTAGTTTTGAATAAAGAAGAAAAAACTATGGAACATAAAAAGTTCTATAATATTATTGATTATCTAAAAGAAGGTGATGTATTAGTATTAAATAGAACGAAAGTAATACCAGCAAGACTTTTTGGAAAGAAAGAAAATGGAGTAGTACTAGAATGTTTTTTATTGAAGAGAATAGACTTGAATACTTGGGAAGTGTTATTAAAACCAGCTAGAAAATTAAAAATTGGACAAAAGATAATATTTTCTGAGGAATTGGAAGCGGAATTGTTGGAAGTAAAGGAAGATGGAAACAGAGTACTGAAATTTAATTTTGAAGGAAGTTTTGAGGAAATACTTGATAGATTAGGTGAAATGCCGTTGCCACCGTATATTTCAGAAAAATTGGAAGATAAAAATAGATATCAGACGGTTTATGCTAAGGAAGGTGAGTCAGTTGCTGCTCCGACAGCAGGGTTGCATTTTACCGAGGAATTGTTAGAAAAAATTAAAGAAAAAGGAATAATTAT includes these proteins:
- the yihA gene encoding ribosome biogenesis GTP-binding protein YihA/YsxC; the protein is MRIKKADFVKSAVKEADYPEFNSIEFSFIGRSNVGKSSLINSLTGRRSLARTSKTPGRTQLINYFLIDNEIYFIDLPGYGFAKVPDTVKKDWGKTIETYLTSKRKKIVFLLLDLRRIPSGEDMEMLKWLEHYEVEYYIIFTKSDKLSNNEKFRQLKEIKKKLQFDNEDVFFYSSLKNTGREELTDFIYKRKEEYDKTGE
- the prfA gene encoding peptide chain release factor 1 translates to MFQKLDDVVLKHEELTKMLMDPEVISDPKKLMEYNKALNSIDEIVKKYTYYKSQKEEMESLKEDLKLEKDHEMKEMMLEEIHSIEEEIPTLEEELKILLLPKDPNDDKNVIMEIRAGAGGDEAALFAADIFRMFIRYAERNRWKTEIIEKNEIGVGGLKEVTFLIKGHGAYSRLKFESGVHRVQRVPATESSGRVHTSTITVAVLPEIDDVSEVEINPSDLKIDTYRSSGAGGQHVNTTDSAVRITHLPTGLVVTSQDGRSQIKNKEAAMKVLASKLYEMEYEKQRKEVESERRSQVGSGDRSEKIRTYNFPQGRVTDHRIKLTLHRLEAVLDGDLDEMIDALIAYDQAEMLKAVGDNE
- a CDS encoding DUF2207 domain-containing protein, translated to MKILKKIKFFNILLTIFFVFSIFLNAESIKNYDVTVTINKDATLTVKEKIDYEFDGMRHGIYHDISLASKEKIDNLYKPYVKMLSVTRNGMKEKYRSQNFFDGVRYAIGDGFEEITGSNKYEIEYKIYNMLLRRRDAYQIYFNVIGKFWQMPIEKANVTIKMYDGEVIKEDEIAKFDVYSGEFGDSSNDYEVVKNFGKITINSTNQFDISNGITFWLNLKTDKISPTDFDTLKMLLVTNPVLVIGPALVILLIIYAFFSWAFFGKDPVKRAIVPEFNPPKDMSSMFVAYINGTRDPKEIINIGVLSLISKGFIKAVDKEGDGKNIEYLISRGKNREELFKEEKMLLETFFIEKNDTFQESEKLYIISNKILNYFSEIHEKVVYQKNLGFLMPFILSVTLIVLMAVIGNGFLQDVGFDENIFFAFIVLTFGIVIVEILISSVKIGSKIVFAVLAVVGVVIMIKSVVCSSIILMVLLIIFLIYSKLIGKYTNDIIKKKEYIKGMKLYLKTAEDSQIKKFNDVDEMANYFKRILPFAAALGILDDAIKLMQKSISLYGYEADYSYIVQKSHMSSYDNLSLRAKLYNRYNRGQEKIFQRNRSKF
- the prmC gene encoding peptide chain release factor N(5)-glutamine methyltransferase, coding for MSNLLEILNKSVDYLEKRKIKEARLKVESILAEVLSMQRIMLYANFERELSQKEIAKIKEKLNGILKKDEYKSDIITAEREENLKVLLDKSVSFLEKNEIPEARLKTEIIFSNVLGIERMMLFTKYRDEIDEEKKNKIREYIHKIGKEKFPIQYLLNEQEFYGRSFYVDKGVLIPRLDTEVLVEKALNILNEESIEEPKVLDIGVGSGVIGITIALEVPTSKVMGVDISEKALEISSKNKKILKAGNIKFIKSDLFKNIEYKKFNMIVSNPPYISSDETDVMSEDALLHEPSEALFAGSEGLYFYNSISKKAMEYLDENGYLLFEIGYKQGEIVAKMMETYGFKNVEIIKDLAGNDRVVVGQKLNN
- a CDS encoding LCP family protein, which produces MKNFFKLVILVIGILLIGWLCLPYNLLIIGSDARPWEEMKGTRADGLILVKVVPLLAKVDMISIPRDTYAEIPCEDNWKRDKITHSFAFGSVRDGKDGGRKCTIEAVENLLETKINYSVVFRFDDVINLTTLIGGVDIVANHTFTQDEQHFDEGKKYRISGERALAYTRHRKSDGAFERDGRQRQVMQEIIKKLVKPSGWKYIPRVYKYVNKRMEISANPIKALAVLPAILLKKDGITQKEITGDGKMMNGIYYFIPNEESLEKAKEDFSMDFNLGF